One stretch of Lysobacter sp. TY2-98 DNA includes these proteins:
- a CDS encoding DUF4136 domain-containing protein, producing the protein MFRPGFRAVCIGLLLLAGGCASGPTVTSNYDHSANFANYRTFGYFSPLGTDRAGYATLVTQSLKNATRREMEARGYTYNENAPDLLVNFNAKLEKQTDVRSMPMGPPMVGYYGYRGGYYGGWGGYYTDVYQYTEGTINVDLVDARQRQLVWEGVAVGRVTTKHRENPDAAISAAVAEIFKSFPFRANP; encoded by the coding sequence ATGTTCCGTCCGGGTTTCCGCGCCGTCTGCATCGGTCTGCTGTTGCTCGCCGGCGGCTGCGCCAGCGGGCCGACCGTCACCTCCAACTACGACCACAGCGCGAACTTCGCGAACTACCGCACGTTCGGCTACTTCTCGCCGCTGGGCACCGACCGTGCCGGCTACGCGACGCTGGTCACCCAGTCGCTGAAGAATGCGACACGCCGGGAGATGGAAGCCCGCGGCTACACCTACAACGAGAATGCGCCCGACCTGCTGGTCAATTTCAACGCCAAGCTCGAGAAGCAGACCGACGTGCGCTCAATGCCGATGGGCCCGCCCATGGTCGGTTACTACGGCTACCGCGGCGGCTACTACGGCGGTTGGGGCGGCTACTACACCGATGTCTACCAGTACACCGAAGGCACCATCAACGTGGATCTGGTCGACGCGCGCCAGCGTCAGCTGGTCTGGGAAGGCGTCGCCGTCGGTCGCGTCACCACCAAGCATCGCGAGAACCCCGACGCGGCCATCAGCGCGGCCGTCGCCGAGATCTTCAAGAGCTTCCCGTTCCGGGCGAATCCGTAA